ATTGAACATATGGAACTGAAACTGATGGCTATTTAAAGTAAATCCATCATCTACTTGGACCTGCCGTGAAAAGGTACTGCAGTCCCACTTGATTTTCTCCATATTGCCCAGTGTTCCTTGGATACCCTCTTGGAACCCCTTTAGTGTTCCTAGTGTTTTGATACTCTCACATCTGGTAATTTGAGGGGAAAGACTGGGGGTGTCAGGTGGGGACATCTCTGAGAGGGAGGAGTGGCGGAATTTGTCAGGAGTGAAGTTAGAGATATCCAGGAGGTCAGTGGACTCTTTGAGTGGTGCTATCTCATCAATGCTCTGCTGGATCACCAGCTTGGGGCTGCAGTGGGCCAGGAAATCATCAGTgatatcatcatcaccatccttTTCACAAGACTTCAAGCTTAAGGAACAATAATTGTTTGAGTTGACAGAGAGTGGGGTCATCGAATCAAAGCTAAAGAGCCGACTATCATCCATATTGACTGGGACTTGCTGAAAGGGAAAGCAGATCTCTCCATTATTAAAGTGACATAATTGATACGAGTCATCAGATGGGAGCTGGGCATCTTGCACAGAGGCATATAGGATCTTGTTGCAACTACTGCCACCACCACTGAGGCAGATTGGATTGTATGTTGTAGCTGTAAGGTTATTTTCTATGGAGACTACTTGGGAGACTCCAAATTCACCAGATTGGGTTGGAGTTACATCCCTTGAGGCCTCAGCCACAAATTCTTGGGAGCCAGAAGTAGGTTTGTTGGGCCACACATTTCTATAGTTGCTTGATTCCATTTTGAAATTTGGGGatgattgcagcagctcagacTCAGAGGGTGAGGAAAGAACACAGTCCTGGGCAGGTTGGAGAGgtacaaatgatttttctgtttgaGTTAGGCTGCCTTCATTTTGCTCTGGAGAATGGTGAGTGAAGTATGAGATACCAGTATTATTTGACAAGTCAGAAGCATCTAACAATGTCTGTAGATACCCTCCAGGGATAACAGGTATATTATTGTCAACATGAGCAGATGATAGAGGCATTTCAGAAGAGCAGGTTGTTGGTAGGAAAGTAGAATTCTTAGTAACCTTTGTCTCATGAAATTCAGATAAATGTGAACCATTTGAGTTCCCAGGAATAGTTTCATTCTTTGAATTAGCCTTGGAGGATTGGTCTTCCAAAAGAGGGCTCATTTGAACAACTGGCTTGCTTTCTTGCCCAGCTTTGATCTTCTTGGATTTTAACCTGGCttcacttttaaatttaattttgttgagCACTTTCCTCTCTGTCCCCTTAAACTGTGCATCTTGGACTTTGACTTTCACTGATTCAGGGCCTGTGATGTCATTTAAATGTGATCCATTTGCACAGCTGGGGGCAGCCAGAGATGCTGACTTTAGTGTACCTTTTAGGCCTCCATCTTCTTTACGACTACTAGCTTGCCTCTCATCATTGCAGAATGAAACCTGCTTACCACCTGCTGAAGTTGCCACGGATGATATTCTCTGAATCCTGTGCCTGTTGCCAAGTTTAGATTTTCGTTTGCGAGCAGGTGGCAAGAATGACACCTCAAAGCTACCTGCTTCAAAATTCTGCTTTTGGCATAAGGGTGTTTTGTTGGAGTCTGTGTTgctatttctctgtttcttcttcttttgccaGAAGCCCTTCAAGGGGGCCAGCTTGGAATATTTGTTGAGCTGATTCTCACTCAAATTCACTGTTGTCTCACTGGCATCCACCCGACCCAACTTCACCAGCATGTTCTTCTCACCTTTAAAGCGATTGATGATGATATATTTGATAATAACAGGGGGCTCCTTACGGgttacttttcttctctttttgggaCACCATTCATCATCATCTTCCTCTTTAGAACCACCTGGCAGCCATTCCTTCCTCTCATTTACTTTTTCACCCTCTAGTGAGTCAACATCATATAGATAATCTTCACTATACCTGACTTTTCTCTTGGCTCGCAGCCCATAGTTCTGCTGGGAGGAGGAGCTGCCAGAATTAGTATCCCGAGCCATATAGCGGCTACAGTCCTTAATCTCCCCCATGGCATCATAAGAGACCTCAATGAAGGAACTGTCATCACTGAAATTTCCAGATGCCTCTAAGGAATTGGCAAGATGGCCCTGCTTTGGATTCTTAAATTGCCCTACCTCAGTGCCACTGCATGGTTTATTTAAGGCAGATTTTTCTCCATTatcctttccatcttttttccctACACCTTTGTCTTCCTGGCCTTCTTCTTTACCTTTCTTCTTGTCCAAGTTTTTATCTTCCTCCCCCCAGATAATGCTCACATCAGGGACCTTAAACTGGGAAAGATCACTGCTCTGCTTCAGGGCCCCACTCTTAGACTCCCGCTTGGGGCAGGTAGTAAAGACACTGGGAAAAAAGTTGAATTGGGCATCTTCTTGCATCAAAAGGGTGGTCTTGTCTCGAACATTGTCCTGGAAGGACTCATATCGAATTTTCAGGGAGCAGACATCACTACCCAGTGTTGATTCATCATCATCAAACATATAGTTATCCACATCTTCTTCAGAGAACAGGTTGACAGACAGCTCATTCTTGGAACAGAGATCAAGCAGTTCAATCTTACTCTCACTAATGAAAGTCTCAAAGTAACCCCAATCTTGATTAGAATTTGCCAGCAAAGCCTCTTCTGTATTGCACTTATCTAACAGCAATGCCTCATAATAACTCTTATGAGCTGGGTCCTCCAAGTCAATGTCAGGTTTCTCTGCTTCTCGTCTATCTCCTGCCCTTGATTTGTGCAGGGGGAAGCCTAGGAGCTGGTCTGAGAGCAGCTGCTCTCcgtattttatgttttctccagCATTAATACACTGAATCCCTATATCAGAGACTGCACAAGTTTCATAATCCCTATTTAGATCACTGACTTTCAgactgatccctggctcaggatctACTGCATCCTTGGATTCCATGAAGCAGCCCAAGCAAGTCCGACTTGGCTGCATGAGGCAGTCCCCATTCAGAGCTGACATGCCTGCAGGCTCCATTATGGCAAATGGAGCTTTCTCACACTCATTGGGCAGTGACCATGTGTTCAGGCCTTTTGCAACACCAGATGTAAGGGAGATGGcattcacagaagcactattagCAGCATGCTCAGGTGCTTCAATCAGGCCCAAAGGAGAGGGAGGGCTCTGCATACAGGGCTTCTtagagggcagaggcaggagaccTCTGGGATACATCAGGTTATCTTTTTGAGCCACAGGTATAGGCTGGATTGGTGCAGCAGCTTCTAGTGCTGCAAATGACTTCATTGCCACATCCTGGTCCTCTGAgtctagagaaaagggaaagaaatgacagaaataaagTTAAAGGTCTTAGACAAGACCCTCTCCCTTGATCAGTTTCTGGTACTTGGTCTTATATATTAAAGCTAAGCTTCAGCTCCTCTAACTTTAGAATTAGAAACCACAAAGTTAAAGAATAAACCCAATTTCATATTGAACattcatgcaaatgaaaaataatatttatttagattcAGCTTTTTCTTCAGACACATAGAAAGCTCTTCTCACAAACGAGGAAAAGATTAGATTGCTTGATGAATTGGAAAGTCAAAGCTTTCAGGATGGGAAAATGCTCAGATGAGTATATTCATGATTTTGAACCATGAGGCACAGTCCTATCCTTCAGACCTCACCTCTGTTTTGGAAGCTCCTACTGAATCTAGATATTCCAAACTTCACATCAAATCATATTTCTAATTCACTAGGAATTTGGAAGGAACTTAAGTATCCATTTGATAGAGATGATTTGGGAGAGCAAAGGGGTTGGATTAGATATCTCTTAGAGGTCCTTCTAGTCCAGTTAGAGATTTGGTGGAATAAAGTttaggagtggagttcccattgtggttcagcgaaAATAAACCCGACTGGTCCATGAgaacgcaagtttgatccctggcctttctcagtggattaaggatccggtgttgc
Above is a genomic segment from Sus scrofa isolate TJ Tabasco breed Duroc chromosome X, Sscrofa11.1, whole genome shotgun sequence containing:
- the KIAA2022 gene encoding LOW QUALITY PROTEIN: protein KIAA2022 homolog (The sequence of the model RefSeq protein was modified relative to this genomic sequence to represent the inferred CDS: inserted 1 base in 1 codon); this encodes MDNQQDKAVVASANGENTMINGVKENDSEDQDVAMKSFAALEAAAPIQPIPVAQKDNLMYPRGLLPLPSKKPCMQSPPSPLGLIEAPEHAANSASVNAISLTSGVAKGLNTWSLPNECEKAPFAIMEPAGMSALNGDCLMQPSRTCLGCFMESKDAVDPEPGISLKVSDLNRDYETCAVSDIGIQCINAGENIKYGEQLLSDQLLGFPLHKSRAGDRREAEKPDIDLEDPAHKSYYEALLLDKCNTEEALLANSNQDWGYFETFISESKIELLDLCSKNELSVNLFSEEDVDNYMFDDDESTLGSDVCSLKIRYESFQDNVRDKTTLLMQEDAQFNFFPSVFTTCPKRESKSGALKQSSDLSQFKVPDVSIIWGEEDKNLDKKKGKEEGQEDKGVGKKDGKDNGEKSALNKPCSGTEVGQFKNPKQGHLANSLEASGNFSDDSSFIEVSYDAMGEIKDCSRYMARDTNSGSSSSQQNYGLRAKRKVRYSEDYLYDVDSLEGEKVNERKEWLPGGSKEEDDDEWCPKKRRKVTRKEPPVIIKYIIINRFKGEKNMLVKLGRVDASETTVNLSENQLNKYSKLAPLKGFWQKKKKQRNSNTDSNKTPLCQKQNFEAGSFEVSFLPPARKRKSKLGNRHRIQRISSVATSAGGKQVSFCNDERQASSRKEDGGLKGTLKSASLAAPSCANGSHLNDITGPESVKVKVQDAQFKGTERKVLNKIKFKSEARLKSKKIKAGQESKPVVQMSPLLEDQSSKANSKNETIPGNSNGSHLSEFHETKVTKNSTFLPTTCSSEMPLSSAHVDNNIPVIPGGYLQTLLDASDLSNNTGISYFTHHSPEQNEGSLTQTEKSFVPLQPAQDCVLSSPSESELLQSSPNFKMESSNYRNVWPNKPTSGSQEFVAEASRDVTPTQSGEFGVSQVVSIENNLTATTYNPICLSGGGSSCNKILYASVQDAQLPSDDSYQLCHFNNGEICFPFQQVPVNMDDSRLFSFDSMTPLSVNSNNYCSLSLKSCEKDGDDDITDDFLAHCSPKLVIQQSIDEIAPLKESTDLLDISNFTPDKFRHSSLSEMSPPDTPSLSPQITRCESIKTLGTLKGFQEGIQGTLGNMEKIKWDCSTFSRQVQVDDGFTLNSHQFQFHMFNDEDSVSLLQKNPCLSTFNDPSGQVSTNNKVSKSRKKSSPSKSGAVNQGCSQKNNRKKSPKANNKAIEKPPGKTSRQVPKSTKKGKYMAAINGEKMQIGTGRGGGQINSISSTGKTLAECIQHGGPVASMKMSSQKGLSGDWSLGKESSPGWSDMSINANTNNLLDDDQREFQEPSYILSNIASGMADVQRFMMASIEPLWEPMEHHGDPSVFYSSESNSLKLKTLKILAGTPQESKKKVNSGSPGATKNHRSIKGVSKSNGKATVGDXGRANMPGYNEDSRSAFFDKKYNNLSTLGNNGPTHKKLYRHKTSSKTLRDEKCKGKRMEREQVHKDESGTASFEKLRDSDYNLLKAETAFWVLPVFEEETRIFQKDI